A window of Gossypium raimondii isolate GPD5lz chromosome 7, ASM2569854v1, whole genome shotgun sequence genomic DNA:
GGTTTATATTCTAAAACATTGTTTTCAATTACCAACTTAAATTTCCACCTGTTCACTAAGATTGAATGATAATGaagtagttgataaattttttcccttttagtaACAAAGTAGCTTTATCCTACTTGGATTATGCCctttgataatatattttattcctttagacctagctaattgcttgtacttggGTATATTTAGTGGCATGTTAAGAcattttagtaatatttttatcatttgtattAGGAACTTGGACTGTGTTTACATGTTAGATACTTTTAATTGTGTGTGgaagggttgtgtttggtggtttcGAAGGTGCAAGATgtagagaaataaataaatgagtgaaGGGTTGTCAGGGCAAAAGTTTGAACAGTTTTCCACCTTGTATGCTATGGCAATTTAAGAAGATGTCCGAGTCAACTGCATACCAGTCTCAGCCCAACTTTATTTGTACCAGAAAAATCTGCCTAAAAAATAGAAGATATGGTGAGTTTTTGGAGCTATCTTAGGAAGAAATGCTTATAAAAAGTCAAAGgaagaaaccctaaaaagtGTGGAGATCCAGAGGCAACAATAGAGGGTCGCGACTAAATAGAGACGGAAAGCGGAAGCTGAAGGTAGTCCCTCTCATCCCCCACAGGATACTGTGCTACTGGATTGTGGATTGGTTTGGCGACAACCATCTTCTtaagttcttccattatttcttaatatgttatcctttgaattgaattgatcaAAACGATGTTGGATGTTATTTTGAACTCGAATTTTAATTACCAACCCATGAAttatgtcgaaaccatttttttgagaacaaaaaattttgggttgttgacttaaaaaaatgaaaattgggagtcgccaccaatattttattagggtgtgattggatcacctaaaaaatagctttggtctacgagtttagAAAACGTGTTCGGGaatcggttacgtacgaggaaggattagcaccctcgtaacgcccaaaaattggtacctagttaattaattaatgtcttaaggtcgagataattaattaatgtcttaaggtcgagaatttggaaaaacgtaatccttagcaaaacttaaaaggctacgtattaagacctttattatttcagagaaagaagataccacacccaatgcgttagggcacagcattttaattttccccaaaaaatgaattgggctaaaatacttgtacaataaaactttaaaagaatatccgcttatccaagatttaagaaatcacacccaatacgttagggcacgattcctctagaattctaaactcggaatatttcctttactttaaaagaacatccacttatccaagatttaagaaatcacacccaatacgttagggcacaattcttttaaaatcccaaattcggaatatttcctttatgataaaaaaaattttcatttcgagaaatcaatgcgtcacatccaatacgttaggacacaacgtgttgaattcccaataatgaattcttattttttgattaaagagaaatgctcgattattggatttaacaaagaaaatcagaacccaatacgttagggctcaattcccttgaaaattctaaatacgagcattatctcaatttggaaaactttctattttttaaaattgagtaaaatgatgtaatgttatgttgaatgcatgtataaatattgcaattacaaataacaataataaatacgtcaattgtatataaataagataaacaaataaataaataaaaatttaaaaaaccaatGATATGCAAAGTatcaaaaaatatgaaaacataaatcaacaaacaaatgaacaaaaatataaaggaaaaacgcataatatatacattgaaattttttaaaaaagctataaaatttatataaaaatatttatatataatacatttatgagaataaagaaaatatatatagaaattataaaaatatgggtagaaagtataatatatatacgtacatatatatataagttaataaatataGACCATAAAGATAATGattgcatatatgtatatatatatatatatataaattataaaatatgtatagaaatataatatatatacgtatatatatatataaggtaacaaatatatacatcataaacataataattacacatataagcttaaaaggaaagaaagaaaaaaaatattttgaaattaattaaatttaaaaaaaaaagactaattttaaactgtgataaaaaaaactagggcaaattcataaataaataaagtctggagAATTAAATTAAACGCGCggattacatagaggggctggaagggaaattttcccttctcctctaaaacgacATCGTTCCagtagggctaaattgaaattgaaaataaattgaagggcaaatttaaaagataaaaaaataattgaaaatatattaaaaggcaGAGGGGCTAAAAGAGTAATTTGCCCCTCCGCATAAAAACACGTCGATCCTGAGTCCGGGTCGGGTCAACGCGCGGATCTTGCCCccttaaacggcgccgtttcaattttattataaaagcaacattttaaaacaaaaaaaaaatcactttctgccatatttataaaaaaaaacaaaacttatgAACCCTAGCctcctctgctagggttccaACAGTCAACCACCGCCGCCGCTTCAATGGATTCAAAGCCCCTTCAACCCCGATCTGATCGGAGCAAATGGGGTTTCTCGTCTCCTTCCCCCAAGTAAGAATTCATTTTCTCCCTTTTcgtgtatttaaaaaaatgaaaaaaagattcgggtaaaataaatagaaaagaaactgaaattcgaaaaaaaactatcaaccttttgattttttgattgatCTTTGCTCTTTGGTACTTTATTTGCTAtgaaaataataactttttttttgtattgattttcgATCCCCATTACAGTATCGtcaatggctttatatagcaataatatataaaaaatataaaaataaaattatgtttacaTTGATTTGATTCTTAATCTCTTGATTTCCTTCTATATTTtgctttgatttgattttcaatcttttgatttctttccatTACATTGATTTGATTTGCAAATCTTTTCCTTTCCATATATCTTGCTTTCCTTCTTGATCTGCAGGTACTACGATCATGAAGGATGCTTCGCTATGGCTTGAGGATTTCCCTAGAAACCCTAGGGCTTCTGACTATCGTCTTGGGCATTTGGGCTACATATTATTGGCCACTGTTCTTTCACAAAAATTGGGTCTGGGGTTTGggccctctttttttttttgtaatcgGACTGTTTATTTGGGCCTTTTTACCCGGGCCAAAATCGAgtattacaaattaaatctcataagattgggattacatgatgaaacttttattttcactaattgatgatgtatatatttgatttaatatactagttcattcaattgtttttattttcccattATATGCGTACattctctagacatagatgagtGTGCAGTATGCTCATAAATTGaatctaattctgaaaaggCTGGATTAGTTGGACTGGAATTGAATGATACAAGTGGGATTCGACCGAATACCTACAACAAAATTTAGACACAGAGCAGCGTTTGTATAGAATGAAGACAAAATAGCGCAAGGTGCCGTGCTAAGGCCTATAGACACAGGCTAGGTAACTTGAGATcttgctctcgaaagaagcaaaTCAATTTAGGTCTTTTTTGAGGAGTAGTTTAAGTACGATTTTGTTGAGGCAGTATTGGAAATAATGGCAGATTCTTGGTAATCCCAGCCTTCCAATCAACTTAAAATCCCCTCCCCCAAAATCCCAACTTTCCCcctaaaatccctaatttcccCCCTTTGAAACCCCATATcgtcctttaaaatttttaactccaTGCCCTTTTCTATCTTTTCTTCCTCAGCCCCAATTCTTAAAGCCCAAATTTGGAAAGCTATTTTTCCCAACTTACACCCTTCCTCATTTTTCGGCAACGACGGGCTTTGCGGCAGAATTTTACCGAAACCTTTCCCCTTTTACTCTGATTTGGCTTCCAGTTATGGACTAGTATTAGTAATAGAACAAGTAtcacagagagagagagagagagagagagagaggaatgCCGCTAGGGAAGTATTACTGTGACTATTGCGATAAGCAATTTCAAGACACTCCTGCTGCTCGAAAACGCCACTTGCAAGGCCTCCAGCACCTCCGTGCCAAAGCTCGGTACCACTCTTTTCGAAAGGCGTCTCTCCCAACTTCCCTACTTCCTGCTTTTTATTCACATGTTTGTGATTGCAGATCTTTATCAAACCTCGGTACCACCCTTTTCGAAAGGCGTTTGCAATCGCTTCCTTAATACAGTAAATATCCCTCTCTTCTCCTCTTGGAAttccatttttgtttattttttacttcaatcatataatattcaagtGCACTTGGTTTTCCTGTTTTAGGGATTTTTCCAGTACGGAGATAACTGTAAATACTTCCATCCCAACAATGATTCTCGGACCCAAAATCCTCCACTTTCAACTGCACCACCAGGTGTTTtttttctccctctgttttattaattcatatttgttTATGCAGTGCAATGCAAGTAAGGAtgggttttatttatattgttatagGTGGTGTAGAGGGAAATGGAAATGGTATAGCAATATCGTGGGGTAATCTGCCTCCATCCTTAAAGCCCCCACCTGAGGATGGATATCCACCTCTTCCTTTTGTGGATTGGGGAtaaactctctctctctcccttaCTTTGTTTCTAGACACCAATTTCCTCATTTAGTTTCTTCATTTGTTAAAGCTGTATCTTcttgtttatattattattacatgTTAGATCACCCACTTTCATTTCCCTGCTCTTTCTCCTTTTACATTTCTTGTCATCATGAGTATGTCAATACCTTGATAATGGGAATTCATTATATTACACAACACAATTGTCAAACAAATCTAAAAGGTGAAGTGTTATGGTTCAATTGATCATTGGTTCAGTTTAGTTTGTGCATTATAGGAACAAATGGTAAGAATGCAAGTGAGAGTATGAATGTTGTATGATTAGGTGGCGGAATTTGAGTAGACACTTCCAAAGTCTATCCAAAAGCTTCAGAGCTTACTGACATTTAGAGATTATTTGATGTTTCAAAGCTTCAAGTGCCTGTCTGATCAACCTCATCTTCGTAGAGGAAATTCAACCTGGTAATTGGAATTCGCTTCAGTTCTTGCACTTCTTTGGTTGCTAAGGcattgaaatattttgtttaaaggGATACAAAACCTCTCGTCTCTTAAATTTCTGGCTGAGTTGCTGTACAAGTCTGAAATTAGAGGAAATTGCAATGTGAGGGATCTCTGTCTGGGTTGCTCTTACCCATTTGGAGGTCATTGAAATCTGGGATTGCCCCAACTTTGAGGCACTGGTTtcataagattttattttattttaattaatttataaaatgtttatatatttagtttagaATATATTTTGACTATATGTATGTAACATGCTCCAGAACtttctaatttcttttcaatgaTGTATATTTGGAACAAGTTGATTTTTAGAAGATATATCTAattcaattagaaaaataaaaataaattttcattttttatatatttttagttttaaagtttttatctactttttttatacgaaatatttaaatgatttacaACATATTAATTGATGTATTGATTTTAGCTCTCCATTTATTTTTCACCTCTTTAGTCTTTAAACTTACGTTGTTTGTCAAATTGAGGGGTTAATAATAGGATTTTTTAATGGCAGAATGATGGAAAATACTGGGAAGATTTGGTGCTTATTGTTGAGTCCAACATTGTGTTTTATGTCGAGTGTAAAAAAATTGCTCAAGgaatttaattatctaaagTTTTTGCTTCTTTCCAATATTTTAGGGGTTTGGCagtactttttatatatatttaagatgTTTAAGATTCTTTGGTTACTTTATTCAGTAATAGAGGATTAGGATCAGCTTTGCTACTTAGTATGTACGAACGTTAGGTTTTGCTTCTAGATacgtattttattttagtatcaGTAGCTTTgggttatgaaatatttatgtttttgtatttttattatttattgtgatTTGAGCTTCTggcattttatattattgattcTGAATACGGTGAAGTTGTTTTGGAGTTGTCAATCATTCTAAAATGGTGGCTCTTTGCGTCTGTGGCTTTTGAATCTACACTTGCTACTGCAGTTTTCTGGTGGTTGCTGATCTTATGATTGGTGTTTACTTTGGGGCCTTGTCCAATTGGAATTTATTTGGTTTGGAAAAACTTTAATATCTTATGCTTGTATTTGTTATTTTGGATATCCAATTTTACTCTTGTTTATCTATTGCATTAAGAAGACATTGTTTAGGGGTTTATTTCCTGCTATCATTCACTTTActctttctcaaatttttgcTTCTAGGTGAGACACCGTTTAAGGAAAGATTATGGGATTGAGGGTGGAATTCCTGTTGTTTTCTCTTTAGAGAAACCTAAAGCTAGGCTACTTCCTTTTAGAGGACCAAGTGGTGATGAAGACAACCCTTCAGATTATCAAGTGAGGATGCTTGCTTCTTACTTTTGCAGTTTTAAAGTACTCTGTTTGATCACCTAACATCATGCAGTGGGGAAATTCATCCAATATATTGAAGCAGAATTTGAAATGAGAATTGAAAGTACATTTGGATGGAGCTAAAGCTGTGTTTCTTTTAGCGATATATTTGAACTTGCTAGTGTTAGGTCCTGGTTTTTGCTATCTCTAGATTTAAGGgtagaaggaaaaggaaaattttttggTCTACATTAGTATGTAATCTACATGTTTAATCCAACAATTTAATGTGTTATTCTGCTGTCAGATTGTACCTAGGCAGGTTCAACAATTTAatgcattgtattttttattaccttgcaatGTGGATAGTTATAGGCAGGTTCAACTAGTCAGTCTGTTTTTcacatgtattatttattttagttttgattctaaatttttatttttactttaatatttacgacaacttgagttctaacttttggattttaattgtgttattaatttattattttaaattctaaaactaaattaattaatttttatatttagttttaaagttaaaattttcatagaaaattaattaatttttaaaggttatctttttagcggcgtttttgcgagaagcgtcgctaaaggtttcttctttagcggcatttgtgataaaagcgctgttaaaggtcatgatctatagcggcgtttgtgggaaaagcaccgctaaaggtcgtgctctatagcggcgtttgtaggaaaagtgccgctaaaggtcatggtctataacggcgtttgtgggaaaagcgccgctaaaggtcgtggtttatagcggcgtttgtgggaaaagcgccgctaaaggtcatggtctatagCGCCGTTTATTtcgaaaaacgccgcaaatgttaGCGACGCTGTCAATAGCAGCGTTTTTAAGCGCCGCAAacacttttagcggcgcttgttgAAGCGCCGCAAACACTTTTAGCGGTGCTAAAGGCCTAAAAGAGTGCCGCTAAAatcctgttttggtgtagtggttGTTGGTGAATAAAGTTATTAAAGCTTGATTTTGCTATGTTATATAGCGTTCAATTCTTGAACAAGCAGAAAGTGAAACGACGTGTtgaatttcagaattttttgccATGTTAAAAGCTGCCCGAATTGGACAAGTTGAATTTCATAATCAAATCTCATGTTTTTATGTCTTGAATATGTTGTCCGATTTGGACAAGTTGTACGTGAAATTTCATgacaaaaatttcataattatttcatCTTGTTGAAGCTATCCGAAACAACTTCTACATATTAAATGTCAGCATTTTAACAAGTGAATAATTTGTCTTGTTTAATGTTGCccaaaattagacaaattaaaaatgGAGTTGCTTGTGAATTTCATGATCTTTGCCATGTTGAATATTGTTTGAATTAGCTCATAAGTGCCAAATATCAGCTATTTGTGATGACTACTGCCGAATGGAGACAGATGTAGGggtaattacaaaattaatacgATGAGTGTTGCTTTGATAATTGTTGTTTGGAATAGCCCAGTTATACAAAGTACAACCTTAATGCAAACAATTGCAAGGGTGTTCGGGATGTCTCAAACCGAAAcctaaaaatatgaataataatgTGAAACTAAATTGGCGGGTGGTTGGTTTGTATGGAGATTTTggtatatgttaaattatggttttgcAGAGGTTCGAATGGCTTTTACGGGAATTGATATGTCTTATATGATGACCTCGTGAGGGTTTGATATGTATGCTAAAGACTTTGTGAAGTCTTTGAACTATCCTCAATATGACtattttttaagattatttgcCATATGTAGGTACGCAGACTTTTCGTAATAAATCTGTTCGCGGGAGCATTCCCTCTTCGCCATCCGCCTTATGCTTAGTTATAGTACTTAGACTCTACGAGGTGGTAGTGTGTGGTATGATTATGCTAACTGTCTCTTTGTGAACTGTATGACTGAACGAGCTGTAGCATAAGTGAGTTATACTAAAGTACGAATTGCATCATTTGATGCATCGCTAAGTTTTTATATTGGCTCACGCATGTACATTCATATTGACGTAAGTCTACCTTTAATGATGACATAATCATAGTAACTGCACTCAGTGTTACTCTCAACAAACAAGCCGTCATGGTGTGTTTGAATTTTTAGTCTAGTATATATGCTATGTAATCTTCAACTTGTTTTGAGGGAGTTTGAGGAATACTGTTGGAATGAAATGAACTAGTTAGTAAAACTTGTTCAAGATGAAAGATGAAGTTTATAGTGGGAGATTTTGGtttattcttttgttaaataACCGAAAAAATTTTAGGGATATATTTGGGTAATTTGAATAAGAATTTTATGTAGTTTTTTAAATGCAATCATGGCATCACCCCTTTTTTCATCCAATCTAAAGAGTAATTGTTTCATCAGGTCTCTGAACGTTTTATATAATCACATCTTAATTTGTTGCTTTTAATGACAACGATGAcacccaaaaaataattattttttaaaaaaattctgatGATTGCTCAATGATTGCAATACTCCCATTGTTTATGGGTTTTTGGATTTGagcccttaatttttttttgtttggattGACACCCTTAATGTTATGACTTTTTTAGAAATTAGTCCAATTTTAACAGTAAATGTAAGTTGACTGTCAGTCAAACTACAGCTCAACTAAGTAGCCTATGTGGCGGCCACATAAGCACAAGGTCATAGACGATGTCAtcgataaaaataaaattgtttaacaatttttttccattttgttttcaTCTTCTTTGTTCTTCTCCTCTACTCTCACAGTCTGCCCAACCCCCACCATCGTCACCTCCCCTCTCACTCCTCATCGTCAATCTCGCCAC
This region includes:
- the LOC105798819 gene encoding zinc finger CCCH domain-containing protein 3, which translates into the protein MPLGKYYCDYCDKQFQDTPAARKRHLQGLQHLRAKARYHSFRKASLTSVPPFSKGVCNRFLNTGFFQYGDNCKYFHPNNDSRTQNPPLSTAPPGGVEGNGNGIAISWGNLPPSLKPPPEDGYPPLPFVDWG